Part of the Streptomyces sp. NBC_01460 genome, GCGGCGCGGTGCGGCAACCCTTATTTGGGCCCTGAGGCCCATGCCGATGGGCGTCGCCCGTGGTCCGATGGGTCTCGTGGGTGAAATCCCATGCATGGGCGACTGGTTGGGGGATCAGGGTGTCTGGCACAGGAGGATTCGCGGCTGTCGGCGGCTCCGGTTGGATATCGCTGCCTCCGGGGAGGACGTCGCTGCCGAGGCCTCTGCGGGTGGTGCTGGTCCTCGTCCGGGCGCTGTTCGGGTTCACCGTGGCGGGAGGCATCAGCGGGTTGATGCTGGCGGCGTCGGTCGACGGCGTTGACGGCGAACTGCTCGGGCTCCTGCTGTACGCCGCCCTGCCCGGTGCTGCGGGTTTCACCCTGTCGATGCATGTCCGCACGGGCGATGTCTGGATCTGGCGCGGGCTCCTCGGCGTCCACGTGTGGTTCCTTCTCGGGGCGTGCGCGACGCTGAGCGGCGGGCAGACCGGTCGTGGTCTGACCCAGCTCGTGGTCCCGCTGGTCACCCTGGTCCTGTTGTGCCGTCGCAGTTCCCGTGACTGGTTCGATCTCCGGCCTGAACAGCGTGCCCCGCACCGGCCGTTCAGCATCGCCCGGATGATCACGTGGCGCCGTGACGGTGGGCAGACCGCGCTCGAGTACCTGGGCCTGATCCTGGTGGTCGTAGCCCTCATCGGCGGGCTGGTGGCCACCGGTATCGGCACCCAGCTGACCGGTGGGATCCGTAGCGCGCTCTGTGAGCTGACCGGTAGTTCGTGCCCAGCGCCCGCCCCCGGTGACGTGGTCGCGGGTGACGGTGACGAGGGCGAGGGCGGCGCAGACGACGGCGTGGACGGCGGCAGCACGGTCACCGGCGGGTCCACCACGACGGGCAGTGGGTCACAGACCGGAGGAAGCGGCACGGGCGGGTCCGACACAGGTGGGTCCGACACCGGTGGGTCCGACACAGGTGGGTCCGACACCGGGGGATCCAGCACCGGGGGATCCAGCACGGGCGGCTCGGACGCAGGAGGCTCGGACGCCGGAGGTACCGATACGGGTGGCGCCGCCTCAGGGGGCTCCACCACAGGCGGCACCACCGGGGGAGCCTCGGGGAGCGGCACAGAAGGCACGACCGGTGGTGACTCCGAAGGCACGAGCGGCGGCACCGGAGGCGGGACTGGCGGGACCACGGGCGGCGGCACCGAAGGCACGAGCAGTGGGACCACGGCCGGCGGCACCGGCGGGACCACAGGCGGCAGTACCGGCGGCACGGAGGCCGACCCGGCGAGCAGTGTGCAGGAGGAGACCGACGAGGAGAAGAACGACGCCGCCGACGACGAGCCCGGCTGGGAGGACGACGAGGCCGCCGGAGACGACGACAAGGAGGACGAGGAGGACTGCTTCTCCGGATTCGGGGCCTTCTTCTCCTGCGCCGGGGACAAGGTCAAGCAGGTCGGTCAGGGTCTCTTCGTCGACGGGATCTGGGGCGACGTCACCGGGATCTGGGACACGGTCACGGACCTCCCAGGCACCTGGGACGGCATCAAGGACTACGGCAGCTCGCTCGGTGACGCGTGGTCCGAGGGCACCAAGGACGCCGGCGAGAAGTGGAGCAAGGGCGACTACTGGGATGCCCTGACCGACTGGGGCGGCTCCTCCGTCGACACGGGACTGACCGTCCTCGACGACATGTTCATCGGTGACGAGGTCAAGGACCAGTGGAACAACGGTCAGAAGACCCGCGCCGGCACCACCGTCGTGTGGAACATCGGCTCCCTCTTCATCCCCGGCTACGGCGAGGCCAAGATCGCCCAGAAGCTGGGCAAGCTCGGGAAACTCGGCAAGCTGGGCAAGCTCGGCGAGGCGGCCCAGAAGGCGGGCAAGGCCGCCGAGCGGGCGCGCAAGGCCGTGGACAAGGGCGACGTCGACGGCGCGAAGAAGGCCGCGGACGAGGCCCAGGAGCATGCCGACGACGCGGCCGACGAACTGGCCGAGAAGGGCTGCCTGATCAGCTCGGGGCCGCTCGGCGGCGGCCCACGGCAGCCTTCGTACGCCGGAGGTGTGAACGCGGCAGCGGGTGTCCCGGTTGCGTACCGCGTCAACGGCGTCCCGGTGCTCTTCGCGGCGGAGAAGGACTGCGACGGGGTCAGCCAGGAGGAGATCGACGCCGCCGAGCAGGCGCAGAAGGACGCGGACGCGGCCAAGGCCGCCGCGAAGGAGGCCAGCCGCAAGCAGGTCGCGAAGTGGGCGAAACCCTCCTGGTACGGGGACCTGAAGAATCCCCGCAAGGGGTCGAAGGACCTCGGTGCCGGCCAGTGGAAGGCCAAGCAGTCCGTGGCCTACTGGCCCGGCATGGAACGCTGGATGCGCTACCAGGAACAGGTCTCCGGGGTGAAGCGGGGCAAGGAGTACGCGGTCAAGGACCCCAGCACCGGCCGTGACGTCGACTTCGACGGCTGGGACTCCGCCTCCCAGACGTTCAAGGAGGCTAAGTTCGGATACGGCAAGAAGGTGCGGCCCGACGGCACACTCGAGCCGGCCCAGGCGGCGAAGTTCGTCGAACAGGCGCAACGGCAGGTCCGTGCCGCCGGTGGCAAGCCGGTGGAATGGAACTTCTCCAATCCGAAGGTCGCCGAAGCGGCGCAGAAGGCGTTCGACGACGCCGACGTGGATGTGATCGTGAAGCACACTGCGGTGGAGAACTAGCGGCAGCGGACGTAGCGGCAACGGACGTAGCGGCAGCGGACGTACGAGGGCGGAGAGAGGCAGATGTCCGGCGAACTGGTGGTGAAGGTGTCCTGGGGGCCCCGGCCCGAGTCTTCCGAGGTGCTGGCGGCACGCTGGCTGGAGACGCTCGGCAGGCTGGCGGAGCTGTCCGCGCCGGCACCGGTCGACTGGCGGTGGGACACGGAGGGCGGGAAGGGAGATCCCGTCCCCTCCGACACCGACGAGTTCGCCGGCGTCGTCGAGGCCGGGGGGCCCGAGGAGGACGCCGACATTCTCGGCCGGCAGGCCGCCGTCGTCGGTACCTGGCCGGACGGAGGCTACGCGTACCTCAGGGCCAAGGGGGGCGGCAGCGACGCGTACACGCCGTTCACGGCCACCCTCCAGCTGTTCCCGGGGGCCGAAGCGCCCGCGGGAGCCGCTCCGCCGCTGGCCGGCCGGCTGCCCGAGGTCCTGATCGCCCTGGCCGAATCGTGGGAGGCCGACACCGGTCTGTCCTACGACCGCCCGCTGTTCAACGCCGTCCGGGCGGCCTTCGGCCTGCGCAACTCGCAGCCCCGCTGCGGCTGGGCGACCTATCTCTCCGCCAACCGCGCCGCACTGGTGCCCGGGGATCTGCCCGGATCCCGGCACCCGACGGCCGGCGGAGGGCTGGTCCTGGACTCCGGGCGTTCCACCGAGGCGGTCGAGGCCGCCCAGCGCGCGCTCGCGGAGGCGGGCGCGCTCGAACCCCTGCCCGTCGCCGCCCCCCGTCCCGCCTGGTGAGCGGGGCACCGGAACTCAGGACGAGGGTCCGCGACGACATCGCCGCGATCGAGACGCTGCGCACCGGCCCGTACGCGCCGCCTTGGGCGTGCTGCGCCGACCCCGGCCGCTCGGCCCACGGAGAGGACTTCGCGATCGTCGCGCTCCGGGTCGGCGAGGACTTCTACGACGCCGGAACAGGCGCCGGTGCCGCCACCACTGCCCATGCCGACCGGGACGCCGCGCACGAGGAGTTCGAGACCGAGCGCTGGGGAGTGGTACTCGCGCTGGACGCGCGCTGGGGGGCGCACCGCGTGCTTCCCACGGCTCCGTACGAGGAGTGCGAGGCGGCGGGCGCCGTCGTCCCACCGCTCTTCGCGGCGCTCATCGAACTCGGCTACTCCGGCGACCTGCAGCTCTGGGACGCATACGGCTGCGCGGTCGGGGTCGGCGTCGGGCAGATGGACAAGGAGGAGCCGGTCGTCCTCTTCGCCGTGGCCCTGGGACCGGCCTACGCCGCCGACTGACAGGGGCACGTGGACCGGCGGCGCCCACCGGCACGGCCGGAGGGGCGGCGCCCACCGGCACGGCCCCGCCCCTCAAAAGCCCGCCCCTCAGAGCCGGCCCCGCCCCTCAGAGCGCGCGCCCCTAGATCCAGCCCCCCCTCAGAGCCAGCCCAGCCCCTCAGAGCCAGCCCCGCTCCGCCGCGAACCCGGCGAGCAGCCCCAGCGAGAACAGCCCCAGCACCCCGGCGAACACCGCCGGCATCAGCAGCGGGCCCCACGCCCCCGGCCCGGCCACCGTGGCCAGCCGGTCCGGGGCCGCCGGGTCGTAGGAGACGCGTACCGGCGCCCCGACCCGGAAGCCGAACGGGCCGGGGGCGTGGTCGGTGAACTCCACCTCGCGGCCGTCCGGGGTGCGGAAGGCGAAGACGTACTCGGTGCGGTAACGGTTCTCCGTGTCCGGGCCGCGGTCCACCGCACGCCGGTCCGAGCAGCGGCCCTCGGCCCGCTCGCCGTGCCGCACCAGCCGCAGCACGCGCAGGAGCCGGAGGCCGGAGCGGACCGCGAACGCGCCGAGGAACAGGCCGAACAGCAGCAGGAAGGTGGCCGTGCCACCGGGCAGTACGTCCATGAACGAAGCTCCGCTACGGGTTACTTGACGGTGATGGACTCGACGAACGCATCGAGGTCCGCCGGACTCAGCGTGCCCTTCACCGCATTGATCCGGATGGCGAACGGTACGTCCTGCGAGTCGACCCCGGCCACCACGACCCCCGTCATCCGCGTCCCCTTCACGGGGGTCGACTCCTCGCCCGTCGAGGTGAACTCGTAGTCGATCCTGCGCGCTTCCCGGGCGCTCTCCTCGCCCGCGAGGCGCACGTCCCGGGTGTCCTCGCGGGTCGCTCCGAGGCCGATCCCGGCGCCCGCCGCCGCGGCGGCCTCGCCGGCGTCGTCGACGCCCGTGGCGAAGTCCAGCTGGACCGACACCATGCCGGTGCGCAGCCCCTTCTCCTCCTTCAGCGCCACCGCCGCGTTGGCCTTGCTCCGCTCGGCGGCCGGCTGGACGGCGTACCCGTCGTCCTGGGGGTAGCCGACGGAGACACTCTTCGTGTCGAGCGTGCCCCAGCCGTCCGGGACGGCTGCGGCGTCCGTGCCGCCGCAGCCGGTGAGCAGGGCCAGGCCGAGGGAGGCGGCAAGGGCGGTGCCGAGCGCCGTGGACTTCGTCAACGTGATCGCCTCTTCGTCGCGCGTGTTCACCGCGCGCAGTAGCTGTACGGGAGGTACGTGCGCTTGTCGCCCTGCGGAGCTCCGAGGAACTGGGCGTCCGTCAGTGTCTCCTTCTTGTGCTCGTCGGAGAGGGAGAACCCGAGGCTCATGCCCAGGGAGACCTCGAAGCCGAACTCCTGGGCGTCCGTCTCCCCGTGGTACTGCATCGTGCTGGACAGGCCGTCCTGGAACATCAGCTGCTCGAAGGGGTCGGTCCCGGCCGGCTTCTCCCGCAGGGACTGGTCGCCGAACATGTACTCGAAGGGAGCGGTGTTGTTGCCGGATCCGTCGAGCCACTCCTCGGCGAGGGAGCGCTTGGCCTCGGTGATCTTGTCGGTCTCCTTCCCGAAGACGATCGAGTTCGTCTGCACCTCGATGCCCGTGTCCCCGGAGGAGTCGGTCACGCTGCCCTTGCCGCCCCGCTTGTCCTTGTCCTTCTGGCCGTTGTCGCCCCCGGCCTCGCCCTTGTCCGACGTCGAGGTCTTCTCCACCGTCTTCGTCATGTCGATCCGGACGATCTTCCCGGTCTTCTGGTCGCGGGTGACGGTGATCGCCCCCGTGTGGGTGTCCTTGGCCCCGGCGGTGCCGCCCAGCGGGCCGGCGGTGCCGCTCACCTTGCCCTCGATCTCGAGCTTGGCGGTGTAGGTGTAGGACTCGTTGCCGTTGACGTCGTCCTTGGTGATCGTCACGTCCGGCGAGAACTTGGCCTTGCCGCCCAGCTTCGCGCTCAGCTCGGTCTCGTCGGCCGGCTTGAGGGAGAGACCGCCGTCGGCGTACACGTTGAGGCCGATGGTCGAGTAGGAGATCTTCTTGTCGCCGATCTTCTTCTCGATGTCCTCCTTCTTCTCCGCCCACTTCATGCCGGAGTACCAGCCGCCGCCGTAGCCGCCGCTGTGCTTCATCGAGGTCTCCCACATCTTCATTTCCTCGATGTCGTCCCGCATCTTCTGGGCGTCGGCCTCGCTCTTGAAGACCCAGGTGTCACCGTTGGTGATCTTGATGCCGCCGCCGATGTCGACGTCCGCCTTGCCCAGGCTCCCGAGCTTGGCTCCCGGCGTGCTGGCGTTGACCCCCGCCGAGGCGGCGTCGGTGAACGTCATGTAGACGAGCTTGTCGTTCTCGTCGACCTTCCCGTCCTCGTTCACGTCGGTGTTGGCCTGGGCGACCTTCTGCTGGAAGCCGTACTCCTCACCCCACTCGAACCAGCCGATCTTGACCTTGCCGCCCGCCGTGTCGGAGACGTTGGATATCTGGCAGAGCTTGGGTTCGTAGTCGGCGTCGGTCTTGGGCTGCGCGGTGCCGTCGCCCCCCGTCGCGCAGCCGCCGCCGTCCCCCGTGAGCGAGGAGATGGCGCAGCGGATCCGGTCGCCGATGCGGCCTCCGACCCCGGCCATGGCGAGCGCGCCGACCAGCGCGACGACCAGCAGGACGACACCTAGGTACTCCATGGCGGTGGCGCCCTGGTCCCGCCAGTCGTACGAGCGGGTGTACGTCGACGAGGGTGCCGCATCCGTGTCGCCGTCCTCCAGGAGCCGGTCCACGGCCAGTCCCACGGCGGCACCGGTGACCATCGCGACCGCGGGCATCAGCAGGCCCTCGGTGCCCACGACGTCCCAGGCCACGACATAGCCGTACGCGAGTCCGGCGACGGGGACGGCGAGCGTGCCGAGGAGGTGCAGGAGGCGCGATTCCCGGTGCCGGTCGGGCAGGGCGCGGGCGGCGGCCAGGACCGTCAGCACGGTCACCAGGACGGCCGGCAGGTGCAGCAGGGCCAGCCGCCAGCCGAACGAGTCGAGACGCTCGTCGGTGGCGAGCGTCTCGACGAGCGCCCGCGTCACCAGGAACCCGGCGACGACGTAGACGAGGGCCCCGGCCGCCCAGCCACGGGTCAGAGGGAAGAACCAGCCGCTCCCGCTCCCGTCACCCGCGGCGCCGGGCGGTACATGGCCCGGGATCCTGCCTCCCCAGTCGCTGCCACCGCTCACGGTTCACCCTCTCGCCGACACCTGCCCCGCTCTCCGTGGGAGGTGAGCGTACGGAGGGAACAGGCGCGTGACCTGGGCCCTCGGTCCCAAATGCGGGCCCAAGTCCCACATCACGACGCCTACTCGGCGGCAGGCGAGCCCCGGAGGCAGCCGCCTACTCGGTGGGCAGCGGCTTGGGCGGATAGCCGCGCAGCACGAGCGAGGTCGTCACGGGTCCGAAGCGGGCGAGGGAGTCCACGATCTGTTCGAGCCTGCCGGCATCAGCGCAGTGCACATCGAACAGCAGACAGTCCTCGCCGGTGACACGGAGCGTCGTGACGACCTCGGGAATCCGGGCTGCGAGCGCGAGCGCCGGCGTCAACCGGGCGTGGGTGGTGCGCAGTCGGACGACGGCGTGGATGTTCAGCCCCACCGTGGCCGGGTCGACCACCGCCCGGTACCCGGTGATGACGCCCTGCCGCTCCAGACGCTGGATACGCGCGCTCGCCGCCGGCTGGGACAGCCCGACCCGGCGCCCGACCTCGGCCCCGGAGAGCCGGCCCTCGGTCTGGAGGACGGCGAGGATGGAGTGGTCCGTCGCGTCGAGTGATTCCATCGTTGTTCTCCCCGTTTCCTTCGCGATCATCCGCCACGGCGAAGTGCCGCCACTGCCTCACCCGAGAATCTTCGGAGACCCGGCCGACGGAGAGGTCGGGGACGACGGAAAGAAGGGTGAGAGGCGATGGTCGCGTACGTCATCATCCCCGGGATCGGGGGCTCGGACGAACGGCACTGGCAGAGCGTGTGGGAGGCCGGATGGGGTGCGTCCGCCGCACGGATCGCGCCGGGTTCCTGGACGGCTCCGGACCTGGGGGACTGGGTCGCGTCCGTTGGGACGGCGTACGAGCGCGTGTCCCGGCAGCACGTCGACGGCGTCGTCCTGGTGGCGCACAGTCTCGGCTGCTGGGCCGCCGCGCAGTGGCTGGAGGAGGCGCGGCCGGAGGGCGTCGTGGCCTTCCTGGCCGCACCGCCCGATCCGCGGGGGCCGGACTTTCCGCGCGAGGCGGCGCCGACGTTCCGGGGCATGACCGCCCGTCCGCTGCCGTGCCCGAGCCTGCTCGTGTCGAGTGACGACGACCCCTACTGCGAATCCGCTGCGGCGGCCGGACTCGCCTCCGGCTGGCAGGTGCCCCGGACGTCCGTGGGCAGGCAGGGGCACATCAACTCCGACAGCGGCCACGGGGAGTGGGAGTCCGGGCGCGGGCTCCTCAGCGCTCTCGTCGGCAGCGTGACCGCGGTCTGAGGACGGCGGCCCGGCACTCGGTATGTGGGCGGCGGCCGGGCACTCGGTCCGAGGACCGCTGCCGGGCAGGTCGTCCGTGCGAGTGGCGGGTCGGTCCCTGGACCGCCGGAGGACCTCCGGGGTGGGTGCCCGGTTGGGTCCATGGGCCCAAGACCGTTGCGGAGGAGGGCCGTTACCGTCCCCGCATGACTGCTTGGTGGACCACATGAGCGAGGCCGCCCGGCCGGCGAACCCCGCGTCCAGGCGTACGGCCGGCACGTCCGGGAGTGGCGCCCCCGCCCCGGACACCCTCGTCGTCGTGTACGACCTCGTCGTCGGTGAGGACGAGGCCGCGCCCGGCTCGCCGGGAAGCGCCGGGCGGGATCCGCTCCGCGAGCCGGACGCGCTGAGGGAGGCGCAGTTGCTGGACTGGCGGGTGGACCAGCCGGCGTCCACGGCCGCCCTGCTCTTCGAGCTGCGCACCGCCCGGCAGCTCGACGAGGGCAACACCGCGCTCCTCGTGATGCGTGGCCTGCGTTCCTTCGACTGGACCGCGGGGGCGGCGCCCGAAGGCCCCACGGCGAGGACGGTCGTCTCCGGAGTGCCCGGGCATCTCGACGGCCTCTTCCGCGCCGAGTTCTCGTTCTTCCCCGATTCGAGGCTCGAGATGCTCGGGCAGAGATCGGAGTTCTACGTGCTGGAGGCCTAGGGCATCGGTGACGTCCCGCCCGACAGCGACGTCCTCCCCGACCGCGACGTCCCGCCCGGCAGCCCGGACGGGGAGGCACCGCACGTACGCGGGCTTCTGCCCTCGTGGGATTCCTTCTGCACCGTCCTTCGGACGTCCGTCTCGCCCTGAACGCGCTCCAGGAGCACCCGGGCGGGATGGGGTGATCCGGCCCGGGCCACTCCTGAGGCGTACGGCGTCCGCCGCTCAGCAGTAGCTGCGCGGCCACCCCGAACACCAGCCCCCAGAACGCCGAGCCGATCCCCAACAGGGTCACGAGCAGCCGGGGCAGGGGTCCGGATCACCGTGCGGGGGCTGCTCCGCACGTTCCTCCGCCGTCGGTACCGGGGAACCGGCCGTCATCCGCTGTCGCCCTTCTTCCCGCTCCGCACCGCCCGTACGGGCGTACGGGCAGTGCGGGCGTACGGCCGCTCGAAACCCTTGCACGGCGTGCCGTGCGCGCGCCGCGGGGCCCGGGACCCGGGACGGCACGGGTACGCGCGCTTTTGGGCGCGGGCGGCGCCAGGTTGGGCCCTCGGGCCCAAGACCGCCCGCACGCCCGGTGGTTAGCGTCGCGGGTATGACTGGTCCGGGGGAGATGCGTCGTCGTTTGCGTCGTTGGTCGCGGAAGAGGGTGCCGCGGACGGGAGTGCGCATGGCCGGACTGCGCCGGGGCCAGCGCGGTCAGGGCGCGATCGAGTACGTCGGTCTGGTCATGGTGGTCGTGGCGATCATCGGCGCACTGGTGGCGACGGGGATCGGTGCCGAGCTGACGGAGAAGATCGGCGCGCAGGTCTGCCGGATCGGCGGCGGCGGTGACTGCGGTGGCGGAGGTGGGAACCCCGAGGCCCAGGGGGCGCCGGGTGACGGTGAGCCGGTCACGGACGACGGATCGCCGAAGTCGCAGTCCCAGATCGACTACGACGCCGCGCTCAAGGAGCTCCAGGACGCCCAAGCGGCGGAGAAGACCAGCTCGGACAAGGCGCTCGAGGCGGCCAAGGAGCTGGCCAAGATCCTGGCGGAGGAGCTGGGGATCACCGACGCGCTGGACTGCATCACCAAGGGCGACATGGGCGCCTGCACGGAGACGCTGATCAATGTGCTGCTGAGCCTGGTCGGGGGCGCGGTCGGGAAACTCGCGGCGAAGTACGGGGCGCCGTGGAAGTGGAAGAAGGCCGCCAAGCTGATCCAGGCGCTGAAGAAGCACGGTGGTGACCTGTACGACGGGCTGAAGGGCCTGATCAAGAACCGCAAGAAGGTCAAGGACGCCGAGAAGAAGCTCGCGGACGCGCAGAAGAAGCTCGACGCCGAGAAGAAGGACCCGCCGAAGAAGGACCCGAAGGACGACAAGCCGCCGACGTGCCCGGCCGCCCACAGCTTCCTCCCGGGCACGCGGGTCCTGCTCGCGGACGGGCGGCGCATCGGGATCGAGAAGGTCGTGCCCGGGGCCATGGTGTCCGCGACGGACCCGGAGACGGGGCTGTCCGGTGCACGTGAGGTCGAGCGGCTGATCACGACGCACGAGGACAAGCACTTCACCCGGCTCGTGTTCCGTACGCCCGGAGGACCCGCGGTGGTCACGGCGACCGACACCCATCCGTTCTGGTCGGTGGACGCGCGGCGCTGGGTGGACGCCGGCGAGATCCGCCCGGGGGCCGGGCTCCGCACACCGGACGGCACCACGCTGACGGTCGCCGCGGTCGGTCGCTACACACAGCGGCAGACCACGCACGACCTCACCGTCGCCGGGATCCACACGTACTACGTGGTGGCGGGCGCGACCCCGGTGCTGGTCCACAACAACGACCCCGGCTGCGGTGTGACGGCCGAAGCACTCGAGGAGGCGTGGCCGACGTGGAACACGCCGGCCAACCTCGAGCACGTGATCGACCCGGCCAAGCACGGGTTCGGAGACCTCGTGGCCAAGGCCGGAGGCCGTGAGCAGGCCCTCCGCGCGATCATGAACAGCCTCAAGGGTGCCAAGGATCTGCCGGCTGCCGGGAGGTACGAGGTGAGCCGGGTGATCGAGGGGGAGACTGTGACGATCCGGGGTGCCATCGTCAACGGAGTCCCCAGGCTCGGTACGGCGTTCATCCCTGGAAAGTTCCCCGGCTAGTGCCACACCATCGCCCCGGAGGGGCGGCTACACGGAGGCTCCACTCGTGCCCGTTGCGATCACTCCCCGTCCCCTGAGCCAGGCCGAGAAAGCGGTGGCCGAGCTCGTGCTCGCCCACGACTTCCCGGGCGCGGCCGAACTGCGCGCCCAGGTGGACCACGTCCAGGTGGTGGCGAAGTGGGGCGAGCACTCGGCGAGCGTCGATCTCCGCGTGGGGGACGACGCTCCCCGGTCACCGGGGCTCTCCGGTGTCGTCCCCGTGGACGCGACGGTCGTGGACCCGACGGGTTCGCTGTTCGGGGAGATCCTGCTCTGGGCCACCGAGGGCTTTCTCTCGGCGATCGAGTACGCGTGGTACGGCGACGAGCCGCCCAGCACTCTTCCGGATGTCGCCATGATCACCACCGAAGTACGGGCGTGAGCCGGCCGGCGCCGGGCACCGGCACCCCCCACGGGCGGCGCCGCGGTGGACCGTGACGCGAGGACGTGACCGCCCATGGCGACGGTCTACACCTTCCTGACCGTGCACCGGCCCGCGCCCCGCACCATGGCGTCGGCGCTGGCCTGCGCTCTCGGTGCGGAGGCCCAGGACGTGGACGTGGCCGACGAGGACACGGGGCGGACGGACGACCGGAACCGGGACGCGCCGGTGCTCTGCACCCATCACCCCGTGGCCGGTGACCTGGCGCTCGCCTGGGACGTCTCCGCCTCGGACGCGGTGACGTCGCCGCCGTCCGAGGCCGA contains:
- a CDS encoding Tox-REase-5 domain-containing protein gives rise to the protein MSGTGGFAAVGGSGWISLPPGRTSLPRPLRVVLVLVRALFGFTVAGGISGLMLAASVDGVDGELLGLLLYAALPGAAGFTLSMHVRTGDVWIWRGLLGVHVWFLLGACATLSGGQTGRGLTQLVVPLVTLVLLCRRSSRDWFDLRPEQRAPHRPFSIARMITWRRDGGQTALEYLGLILVVVALIGGLVATGIGTQLTGGIRSALCELTGSSCPAPAPGDVVAGDGDEGEGGADDGVDGGSTVTGGSTTTGSGSQTGGSGTGGSDTGGSDTGGSDTGGSDTGGSSTGGSSTGGSDAGGSDAGGTDTGGAASGGSTTGGTTGGASGSGTEGTTGGDSEGTSGGTGGGTGGTTGGGTEGTSSGTTAGGTGGTTGGSTGGTEADPASSVQEETDEEKNDAADDEPGWEDDEAAGDDDKEDEEDCFSGFGAFFSCAGDKVKQVGQGLFVDGIWGDVTGIWDTVTDLPGTWDGIKDYGSSLGDAWSEGTKDAGEKWSKGDYWDALTDWGGSSVDTGLTVLDDMFIGDEVKDQWNNGQKTRAGTTVVWNIGSLFIPGYGEAKIAQKLGKLGKLGKLGKLGEAAQKAGKAAERARKAVDKGDVDGAKKAADEAQEHADDAADELAEKGCLISSGPLGGGPRQPSYAGGVNAAAGVPVAYRVNGVPVLFAAEKDCDGVSQEEIDAAEQAQKDADAAKAAAKEASRKQVAKWAKPSWYGDLKNPRKGSKDLGAGQWKAKQSVAYWPGMERWMRYQEQVSGVKRGKEYAVKDPSTGRDVDFDGWDSASQTFKEAKFGYGKKVRPDGTLEPAQAAKFVEQAQRQVRAAGGKPVEWNFSNPKVAEAAQKAFDDADVDVIVKHTAVEN
- a CDS encoding DUF3592 domain-containing protein is translated as MDVLPGGTATFLLLFGLFLGAFAVRSGLRLLRVLRLVRHGERAEGRCSDRRAVDRGPDTENRYRTEYVFAFRTPDGREVEFTDHAPGPFGFRVGAPVRVSYDPAAPDRLATVAGPGAWGPLLMPAVFAGVLGLFSLGLLAGFAAERGWL
- a CDS encoding Lrp/AsnC family transcriptional regulator: MESLDATDHSILAVLQTEGRLSGAEVGRRVGLSQPAASARIQRLERQGVITGYRAVVDPATVGLNIHAVVRLRTTHARLTPALALAARIPEVVTTLRVTGEDCLLFDVHCADAGRLEQIVDSLARFGPVTTSLVLRGYPPKPLPTE
- a CDS encoding RBBP9/YdeN family alpha/beta hydrolase; this translates as MVAYVIIPGIGGSDERHWQSVWEAGWGASAARIAPGSWTAPDLGDWVASVGTAYERVSRQHVDGVVLVAHSLGCWAAAQWLEEARPEGVVAFLAAPPDPRGPDFPREAAPTFRGMTARPLPCPSLLVSSDDDPYCESAAAAGLASGWQVPRTSVGRQGHINSDSGHGEWESGRGLLSALVGSVTAV
- a CDS encoding Hint domain-containing protein — protein: MAGLRRGQRGQGAIEYVGLVMVVVAIIGALVATGIGAELTEKIGAQVCRIGGGGDCGGGGGNPEAQGAPGDGEPVTDDGSPKSQSQIDYDAALKELQDAQAAEKTSSDKALEAAKELAKILAEELGITDALDCITKGDMGACTETLINVLLSLVGGAVGKLAAKYGAPWKWKKAAKLIQALKKHGGDLYDGLKGLIKNRKKVKDAEKKLADAQKKLDAEKKDPPKKDPKDDKPPTCPAAHSFLPGTRVLLADGRRIGIEKVVPGAMVSATDPETGLSGAREVERLITTHEDKHFTRLVFRTPGGPAVVTATDTHPFWSVDARRWVDAGEIRPGAGLRTPDGTTLTVAAVGRYTQRQTTHDLTVAGIHTYYVVAGATPVLVHNNDPGCGVTAEALEEAWPTWNTPANLEHVIDPAKHGFGDLVAKAGGREQALRAIMNSLKGAKDLPAAGRYEVSRVIEGETVTIRGAIVNGVPRLGTAFIPGKFPG